From the Vicinamibacteria bacterium genome, one window contains:
- a CDS encoding GNAT family N-acetyltransferase: MILSAHGGDRLLEVRTLFTEYAATVGFDLAFQDFERELRDLPGEYAPPTGCLLLAVGEGGAEGCVALRRLDGQTSEMKRLYVRPQARGSGIGRRLALAIIAEARRIGYARMRLDTVPSMKGAIGLYQSLGFRRIAPYRPNPIEGALFLELNMGESIVSGGTIEK; encoded by the coding sequence ATGATCCTGTCCGCGCACGGGGGCGACCGACTGCTGGAGGTGCGCACTCTGTTCACGGAGTATGCCGCGACCGTGGGGTTTGACCTTGCCTTCCAGGACTTCGAGCGGGAACTCCGCGACCTACCAGGGGAGTACGCTCCGCCCACCGGCTGCTTGCTTCTCGCCGTGGGCGAGGGGGGGGCGGAGGGCTGCGTGGCTCTGCGCCGGCTCGACGGCCAGACCTCGGAGATGAAGCGTCTCTACGTGCGCCCCCAGGCCCGCGGCTCCGGCATCGGCCGGCGCCTGGCCCTCGCGATCATCGCGGAGGCGAGAAGGATCGGCTATGCCCGCATGCGGCTCGACACCGTGCCGTCGATGAAGGGAGCCATCGGCCTGTACCAGAGCCTGGGCTTTCGGCGGATCGCGCCCTACCGGCCGAACCCCATCGAAGGAGCGCTCTTCTTGGAATTGAACATGGGCGAAAGCATCGTGAGCGGGGGCACAATAGAGAAATGA